A single Carettochelys insculpta isolate YL-2023 chromosome 2, ASM3395843v1, whole genome shotgun sequence DNA region contains:
- the ARC gene encoding activity-regulated cytoskeleton-associated protein yields the protein MQLDNFTNGNIHTFQGHRSVASKPNVILQIGKCRAEMLEHVRRTHRHLLSEVSKQVERELKGLQKSVGKLENNLEDHVPATDNQRWKKSIKACLARCQETIAHLERWVKREMNVWREVFFRLEKWADRLESMGGKYCPPDHTRQTVSVGVGGPESRPNEGEIYDYALDMSQMYALTPPPGEITSLSQPHDSYQWITTPEDAPPSPVETQIFEDPHEFLSHLEEYLKQVGGTEEYWLSQIQNHMNGPAKKWWEYKQDSVKNWVEFKKEFLQYSEGTLTRDAIKRELDLPQKQGEPLDEFLWRKRDLYQTLYVDADEEEIIQYVVGTLQPKFKRFLSHPFPKTLEQLIQRGKEVLSDFDQSEEPTPQRTPEHQPGEPADSLPPSTTASPIASDETQPEAPSPPATVI from the coding sequence ATGCAGTTGGATAACTTCACCAACGGGAACATCCACACTTTCCAGGGGCACCGCAGTGTGGCCAGTAAGCCCAACGTGATCCTGCAGATAGGCAAGTGCAGGGCAGAGATGCTGGAGCATGTCCGGAGGACCCACCGACATCTCCTCTCGGAGGTGTCCAAGCAGGTGGAGCGGGAGCTGAAAGGCTTGCAGAAATCAGTGGGGAAGCTAGAGAACAACCTGGAAGACCATGTCCCTGCCACGGAcaaccagagatggaaaaagtccaTCAAGGCCTGCCTGGCCAGATGCCAGGAGACCATTGCCCACCTGGAAAGGTGGGTTAAGAGAGAGATGAATGTCTGGAGGGAGGTGTTTTTCCGCCTGGAGAAATGGGCAGACCGGCTGGAGTCCATGGGGGGCAAATATTGCCCCCCAGACCACACCAGGCAAACAGTCTCTGTTGGGGTGGGAGGCCCAGAGAGCAGGCCCAATGAGGGGGAGATTTACGATTATGCCCTTGACATGAGCCAGATGTATGCCCTGACTCCCCCTCCTGGGGAGATCActagcctgtcccagccccacgaCTCCTACCAGTGGATCACCACCCCGGAGGATGCGCCACCCTCcccggtggagacccagatcttTGAGGATCCCCACGAGTTCTTGAGCCACTTGGAGGAATACTTGAAGCAGGTGGGAGGGACCGAGGAGTACTGGCTCTCTCAGATCCAAAACCACATGAACGGCCCGGCCAAAAAGTGGTGGGAGTACAAGCAGGATTCGGTCAAGAACTGGGTGGAGTTCAAGAAGGAATTCCTGCAGTACAGTGAGGGCACTTTGACCAGGGACGCCATCAAGCGGGAGCTGGATCTGCCCCAGAAGCAGGGGGAACCCCTGGATGAGTTCCTCTGGCGTAAGAGAGACCTGTATCAGACGCTCTACGTCGATGCTGACGAGGAGGAAATCATCCAGTACGTGGTAGGCACCCTGCAGCCCAAATTCAAACGCTTCCTAAGCCACCCCTTTCCCAAGACCTTAGAGCAGCTGATCCAGCGGGGCAAGGAAGTCCTGAGCGACTTTGACCAGTCAGAAGAGCCAACCCCGCAGAGAACCCCTGAGCATCAGCCAGGGGAACCTGCTGATAGCTTGCCCCCCTCGACCACAGCTAGCCCCATTGCAAGCGATGAGACGCAGCCAGAGGCCCCTAGCCCACCAGCTACAGTGATATGA